In the genome of Bremerella sp. P1, the window GTAATGGCCTTCAAACATGATTAGCTTGTTGCGGCCGGTGTAAGTCCGTGCAAGACGGACGGCGGAAGCACATGCTTCGGTTCCCGAGTTAGCGAATCGAAGAAGCTCGATGCTTGGGAAAAGCTTCTTGATCTTTTCAGCCACACGCATGGTGACTTCGGTTGGGAAGCCAAGCTGGCTGCCTTGCTCAGAGATTTGACGATAGACGGCCTCGATTACGGCCTTGGGACGATGCCCCAGCAGCAGTGGACCGTACGACATGTTGAGGTCGATGTATTCGTTGCCGTCAACATCCCATAGGCGGCAGCCTTCGGCTCGATCGGCAACCAGTGGGATATGGTAAGGCAGAACCCGCATGGTGCTGCTATCGCCACCAGCCAGGCTGTTCTTTGCACGTTCGAGAACTTCCGAGCTTACCGAGCAGTTAGCGGCTTCAAATTTGGAAACAGTACCGGACATAATTAATCCCCTGTGAGATTCGCTGACGATGTTGTCGATCGTGTCTTGCTACTTATTGGATGAAACTGGACTGACTCTCGGCCTTGGTGGCGGTCGAGAACTCTTGAAAACACCGGGCGATTTCTTCGGAACTGGTAGCATTCCCAGCTGTGAACAATCGTCCTGATTGCAGTGCGGCTTCCCAACTGAGTTGGCCGCGAGTGATGCGATGGAATGTATCGGAGTTGAGATAGCAGGTTGAGCTGTCTCCGTTCTTGAGTCCGGATCCAATGCCCACCAGGCGACCGTGATCCAGAATCATGTGCCATTGACCACCGCCATTTCCGCTGATGCGGAGGCTGACGTAACGTCGGTCATCGGAGTCGTCCGATGATCGAGTGGGATTCATCCAGGGCGCGAGTTCTTCGGCTATCGGGAACTTGCGACTGACGGGTGTTTCTCTCGGCCAACCGAAGTTCTTGTCGATGGCATACTTCACCAGCAGATCCATCAGGGACTGATCGACCTGAGGGCAGGGCAGGTGAGGTAGGCACGTTTCGGTGCGAGTACTATCGAAGGTCGGATCGTCGCTCCAATACGACTGATAAACCTTCATCTGATCGCGGAATGAGTCCATCATCTTTTCCGCGTCTTCCGAAAGCTTCGACTGGTCGGCTTCTTCGTGCTTGGCCAAATCGAGAACAGCTTCCCCAATGGAGGCCAACATGTCGGCAACGGTTGCCGCTTTGGGGTTGGTGAAGTGATAGGTCTCGCCATGAAGGTCTTGGCGAGCGATAACTTCGGTCATAGCAGCCGAAACCCAGTCGACTGGCACAAGGTTTTTGCGCTCGTCACCCGAGAGCGCCAACGTGCCGAGCCAGTCTCCTTGGGCAATCACATCCCAGGGTAGGGTTGTAACCAGCGTATGAACGAGTCGGAGCGGCGTGTAAAAGCCGTGATACGACGTGGTGAAACCAGTTTGAGAGTCTCCCACGATGATCGACGGACGATGAACCGTTAGCGTATCGAATCCTGCAGCACGGACTTCCTTTTCGGCCGTGATCTTGCTGGATTCGTAGTCGTTGCTGGGAAGTTGGCCGACATCCAATTCGTCCTCACGAATGACTTCGCGACGCTGCCCGCATACGTAAGCGGTCGAGACGTGGTGGAACTTTCGGATGCCCGCCTCGCGGCAGAGATCGAGCATGTTGCGCGTGCCATGGATATTGCTACGCCATGGTTCGCCGCCTTCTTCCTCCGCATAGAAGGTCAACGAAGCAGCCGAATGAACAGCTGTGTCGCAGTACTCTCGGACCCACTGCTGATCTTCGTCGGACAGTCCACACATTGGCTGTGTGATATCGCCTTCGAGAACGATAGGACGCACCAGTGCGTGCCCCAGTTCCTTCTCCCAGTAGGTCATGGCCGTTTCGATACGACCCACCGCCGATTCGATTCGCGATGGGCGCACGATGACCGCTAGCGGAATGTCCGCCAATGTCAGATCGCGAAGTAGGTAGCGGCCAAGTAAGCCTGTGCCGCCAGTTAACAGGTGATACTTCATAGTTTCCTATACTTTGCCTGCTTAAACGTGAACCGCCGCGCCACCATCGACGACCAGCGTTTCTCCTTGGACCAAATCGGACAGAGGGGATGCGAGGAAGATCACCGCGTTGGCGATATCTTCGATGGAAAGCATACGATCCCCCATCATTGTTTTGTCTTTACGGTGAGCGAACATCTGGTCTGCACCGGGCAGACGCTTGGTTGAATCCGTTTCGACAAGGCCAGACTTGATGATGTTAACGTTGACTCCTTTGTCGCCGACTTCGAGGGTCAGGTGACGTGCGAGGCTTTCCAGAGCGGCCTTCGAGCTTCCGATCAAGCCGTACCACGGCAACGCCGTATCACTACCATGGCTGCTGATGCCAATGACCTTGGCTCGACCCTGGCTCTTTTCCAGCAGCGGCATGCCGGCTTGTACCAGGTACAGCATGGCCAGAACGTTGGTGTGATAAGTGTTCTCGAAATGCTTTTCGTTTGCGGCGAGCAGCGGGCGGAAGCCGCCGGTGGCTGCGTTGCTGACAATGATGTCAAGCTGCTGGATGTGCTCACCGATGTACTCCATCATCGATTCGACATCATCCTTCTGGCTGACATCCGCCTTGACGACGAAAGAACGGCGACCCATTGCGCGGATCTCTTTGGCCGTCTCCATGGCAGCGGATCGGGAGGTCACATAGTTCACGATGACGTCCGCACCAGCTTCCGCCAGACGAAGCGCACAGGCACGGCCCATGCCTCGCGAGCTACCGGTGACGAGAGCCATTTTTCCGGTCAAATCAATCATGAAGTCTTACCTTTATAGCTAATTGGAATAGTGTCTCGTTGAGTGTGACCACTGCCATCGTTCACGGCACGGTCAATATAATTTTGAAAGTGATAAACGCGTTCTTCTCGCGTCGAAATCAAACCACCCAAGGGCTGGTCGACCGAACTCAGACCGTGTTGAACCTGTGTCATGACCTGGGCATCTTCATCGCCAACTTGGCATAAGAAGTCATTGGCCCAACGGCTAATCAAGTAACGATTCCAGAGTCTTCGCAGTTTGCCCTTCTGGCCGACGTGGCACATCAGCCGAATGATCGATATCGAACTATTGGGTGATACAGGGACTACGCATTCCACCCAGCGATAAAGCGATAGATGGGCGATCATGACATTTGGGTAGTGAGCGACGTGTTGATACTCAGGGGTTCGGTCGCGACCAACGAGCCAATGCCCAAATTTGTCGAGGGATGCTCGAAAGGACTGCTCCTGGCTGAAGTCAACGCGAAGGGAACTTCCCCAGTCGTCTAGTTTGTGTTCGCAGTCTTCTTCCGAAGGTGACTCGCCGAATGTCTTGGGATGGACCTCGGTCGTGTGATAGCTTTCCAGAGCATTCTCGATGAGGCATTTCCAGTTTGCTTGAATTGGTCGATTGAGAACAATCGCCGTATGCATGTCAGGCGAAAACCACTCCTGGTAGGTCGTATACATCTCGCCCAGGAATTCGCGAAGCGAAGGGCCTTCATCAGTCAGGTTAATGAAGAGCAGCTCGCCACAGGTTTCCAGGCGATACTTTTTTAGCCCTAACATGCCCTGCTTCAGAGGACGAAACGACTTAGCGTCGGGGATCTTGCGTACGTTACCGGTCTCGTCGAACTGCCAGCCGTGATACTGACAACGAAGGCGTTCACACGTACCGCAGGAATCACTACGCAGTTTTGAGTAACGGTGCGAACAAACGTTCAAGAAGCAGTGGAACTGGTCATCGCATCGCCAAATAATGAGCGGACGACCGTACATCTCAAGTGTTACGTAGCTTCCGTTTTGGGGGAGCTCACTCTTCAGGGCAACCGCATGCCAAGTAGGAATCAGAAGTGAGTCGACCTCTTTCTGAAGAACTTCTTTACTCGTGTAGCAGTCGCGTGAAAGGATTTGTGGATGGTGCTGGGTACTTAAGAACACAATGACACCTCCTGTCCTGACGTGTTACTCCATACCGCCGTCGCGGCACCTTGGTTTGTGGCACGAACCCAAGTCGTCAACGGATCAACATCGAGCCCGTGAATGCGGCTACGGACTTGATTCTTGTCGATCGAAACAAGCTCGACGGAGCGAGGATCCCACTTGCTACCATCGCCGCAGGCCTTGAAGATCGATTCCTTCAGCGCCCAAGCAACCGGCAAGCGGTTGGAAACATCATTTTCAATCCACTTCACTTCCTGATCGCTAAACCAGTGCGATCGAAAACTTCTCGTCTCGGGAACGCAGGATGCTACGTCGACGCCGATTCGAGCATGACTGCTGGCAATTCCAACCAGAATCGCCTGATTGCTATGCGAAATCGAAAGACGACAAGCACTGGCCATTCCACCGACTGAGACGGCGGGAGACTTTCCGAGGCCATCTGCACCTCGGGATAGGATTTCCACCTCACGCAATATGTCCACTTGCGACGAACGAGCAACGAGACGCTTAGCGATCCAACGTCCGGCCAACCACTGGCTACGTCGTGAAGAGTCTTTCCAGAAGGAAAGCTCCGACAACTCCAGTTCGGTCAACCAAGTTGACGCCTGGGGGATACCCAGCTTCTCGAAGTTCGCGACGTAGCGAACTGTACGTGGGTAGGAAGAAATCATTTCACCTCCCCTCGCATAAGAATGACTTTCTCGTAACCGGTCGCCTTGAGAATGACGGTGCCGTCCTGTCCGACAACAACCATGTCGTACAACGCGGACTTCTCTGCGATGTTGCGACAGGTGAAGTGGACGTAGCAGTTCTCGCCATCTTGCGGAACGCGTCCTAGTTCAAGTAACTCGATCTTGCGTGGCAGCGATACAGCGCCTTCGCCATGCAAATACAAGTGGCAACCGCATGCGTAAAGAGCCGAATCGAGAACGCACGAGGGGACAATCCATCCGTCGCGTTTTGACTCGCCGGTCAAATCTACCAGGGGTTGCGCCACGATATGGCCCCAACCATTGGATGCTTCGCAGCTAATGGCTTTCAAACAGCGGAAGGGTTGGCCGTGATAAATGGCGCTGTCTTCCGGGTACTCAACGGCGTGCCATTCACTCGGGAAGGTTGGCAGGGTCGTCGTTGGTGCGGCAGGCGAATCGGCAACAACCGCTTTCGCTTCCAGGTACAGCCGATCCTTCTGGATCAAGCCACCGGTTCGGTTGCGGAAGTCGCAAGTCCAGCGGCATTGAACAAGCTGATCGTCAATTAATTCGCTGCGAGCCTGTGCCGTTTGCGGGTTGTCGGTGTGGAAGACGAGTCCATCCACCATGTCGACATCACGGAAAGCAACTACCGTTTTACCGCTTGCGATCGCTGCTGCCTCACGCAAGGCTTCCAAGGTAGCCACAACCGGCATGATTGGTTTGCCACGCAGGCGATGCTGGATCAGGAACGGATCCGCGGTTGGATCAAGCGGAACGTCTCCGATCAACTCATCCCCTTCGCGGCGGGTCGTTTGGATGAGTGGGACATCGCTGGCCTCTTCACCCGAACGCGGTTGGAACTCGCCCAATGGGTACTGCTCTTCCGGGTAAAACATGGGATAGAAGTCACCGAACGTATAAAGCGTTTCGGCCTTCTTTCCGCCACCGGCCATTTCTTCTTCCAGTCGGCGGACGCCTTCCTCTGGCAGCATGTATTTCATCTTCATCACGCTGCGCGGTCCCCAGGCAAAACGGGACAGGGTAGCGATGCCAGCCCCTTCCCAGGATTCCCAGTGAATGCAAAGGGTCGTGCAGTCGGGACTAGCCTTGCGGTGCCAGTCGAGGGCCTTCGACATCGAGTCGTTTCCGGCGGCGTAGTCGCTGAGCCCGTTGCCCCCGAAACGACCGCTAATCGAACCGAAGCCGATGCAGTGCGTCAAAGGGTCATTCTTGGTGAGGGCAAGCAAGTGCATGAGTCCATCGAACTTCGTGCGTACTAGCTTCTCGACGAATCCACGTCGCTTGTGCTCGAAGCGACCTGGCTCGATCAGCCCGGCACCATGCATGAGGCCAGTCACGGGGCCATCGGTTGCTCGGACCTTGTCCAACGCTGCGGAAAGTTCGTCCCGGCTGGTAACATCGCATTGATGGTACGTTGCCTGAATGCCTGCTTCGGCAAACTTCTGTAGGTTGTTGAAGATCTCGCAATCCTTCAAGACTCGATCCCAAGCAGCGCCGGGTGATTGCCCATCGGCGACAGCCTGACGGGTGATCTGGGTCTTGTAGGTCTTGAGTTGCTCTTCGTCGAAGTTGCGCCACGGAGCGTTTACGATCGGCGGTGGGCTCTTGCCGAAGAGATGAAGTTTCCAGCCATAACGTCGAGCAAGTTCTCGGGCCGCGATA includes:
- a CDS encoding SDR family oxidoreductase, giving the protein MKYHLLTGGTGLLGRYLLRDLTLADIPLAVIVRPSRIESAVGRIETAMTYWEKELGHALVRPIVLEGDITQPMCGLSDEDQQWVREYCDTAVHSAASLTFYAEEEGGEPWRSNIHGTRNMLDLCREAGIRKFHHVSTAYVCGQRREVIREDELDVGQLPSNDYESSKITAEKEVRAAGFDTLTVHRPSIIVGDSQTGFTTSYHGFYTPLRLVHTLVTTLPWDVIAQGDWLGTLALSGDERKNLVPVDWVSAAMTEVIARQDLHGETYHFTNPKAATVADMLASIGEAVLDLAKHEEADQSKLSEDAEKMMDSFRDQMKVYQSYWSDDPTFDSTRTETCLPHLPCPQVDQSLMDLLVKYAIDKNFGWPRETPVSRKFPIAEELAPWMNPTRSSDDSDDRRYVSLRISGNGGGQWHMILDHGRLVGIGSGLKNGDSSTCYLNSDTFHRITRGQLSWEAALQSGRLFTAGNATSSEEIARCFQEFSTATKAESQSSFIQ
- a CDS encoding SDR family oxidoreductase, giving the protein MIDLTGKMALVTGSSRGMGRACALRLAEAGADVIVNYVTSRSAAMETAKEIRAMGRRSFVVKADVSQKDDVESMMEYIGEHIQQLDIIVSNAATGGFRPLLAANEKHFENTYHTNVLAMLYLVQAGMPLLEKSQGRAKVIGISSHGSDTALPWYGLIGSSKAALESLARHLTLEVGDKGVNVNIIKSGLVETDSTKRLPGADQMFAHRKDKTMMGDRMLSIEDIANAVIFLASPLSDLVQGETLVVDGGAAVHV
- a CDS encoding 4'-phosphopantetheinyl transferase family protein produces the protein MISSYPRTVRYVANFEKLGIPQASTWLTELELSELSFWKDSSRRSQWLAGRWIAKRLVARSSQVDILREVEILSRGADGLGKSPAVSVGGMASACRLSISHSNQAILVGIASSHARIGVDVASCVPETRSFRSHWFSDQEVKWIENDVSNRLPVAWALKESIFKACGDGSKWDPRSVELVSIDKNQVRSRIHGLDVDPLTTWVRATNQGAATAVWSNTSGQEVSLCS
- a CDS encoding aromatic ring-hydroxylating oxygenase subunit alpha, translating into MFLSTQHHPQILSRDCYTSKEVLQKEVDSLLIPTWHAVALKSELPQNGSYVTLEMYGRPLIIWRCDDQFHCFLNVCSHRYSKLRSDSCGTCERLRCQYHGWQFDETGNVRKIPDAKSFRPLKQGMLGLKKYRLETCGELLFINLTDEGPSLREFLGEMYTTYQEWFSPDMHTAIVLNRPIQANWKCLIENALESYHTTEVHPKTFGESPSEEDCEHKLDDWGSSLRVDFSQEQSFRASLDKFGHWLVGRDRTPEYQHVAHYPNVMIAHLSLYRWVECVVPVSPNSSISIIRLMCHVGQKGKLRRLWNRYLISRWANDFLCQVGDEDAQVMTQVQHGLSSVDQPLGGLISTREERVYHFQNYIDRAVNDGSGHTQRDTIPISYKGKTS